From Caldisalinibacter kiritimatiensis:
TACCCAATAAAATAGCTAAAACAAATATTGAAAGTAGCCCTATTTTTGAGTTGAAAATCCCAGAAAAAATATATCCAACAACTAGTAACATCAATCCTAATAAAACAAATATTACTTTCTTATATATGGACTTTAGCATTTGTTCACCACCAAAACTCTTATTAATCAGCTTTAATTTACATTAAGAGAATATAGTTTATCATAATCACTATTTAATATATATAATACTATATTTCAAATCTCTTAATCTTTCGTAGCTCTTTTTCATTAAAAACTAATAAAACTATATCTGGCATTTTAAGTGTCTTCCAAAAACTAAAATCATAGCTTTTGTCGAAATAATTTAAAATAACTGACAACCAAGTTCCATGGGTTCCAAGCACTATATTTTCACCTTCATATCTTTCCAATAAATCAAATATAACATTAATACCCCTCTTTTGTACTTGATTTAAAGATTCACCACCTTCTAAGTGAAAATCAAAATCCTCCCATTGTTGGTTTATAAAAGACTCAAAATCTTCAATAAACTCATTAGCTACTTTTCTTTCTCTACAATCGTGTATCTTTTCTATTTCAATATTTTTATCTAGTGCAACACCAATTATTGTGTCAATCGCTCTCAAATAGGGACTTGATACTATTTTAGTAATTAGCTTATCTTTAAAAAAGCTTGTAACTTTCTCAACATCTTTTCTACCCTTCTCAGATAATGGTCTTATTAAATCATCTGGAATATATTTAACCTCAGCATGTCTTACCAAGTAAATATTTGTAGCCATTTTATTTCCCCCCTTTGCAACGACTCAAAAGTAAATTTAACTTTACTACCTTTTGAATAATTTGATGTATTTTTTAGTACTTCTTTATAATTTCTATATTTTTCCCTTATATCCTTCATTAGTTAGTAAAATAATCTATATATGCCTTTGATGTTTGGCAAAAAATAAAATCAAGGGCTATTAAAACCCTTGATTTTTATTCCATTTCCTTTTTTGCTTTTTCTATAAGCTCAACAACCTTTTCTTTAATAATATCCCTTGTTTTTCTAAAGCCCTCAATTGGACCCCCTGATGGGTCTTCAAGGCCCCAGTCCTCTTGATGCTCACATGGTATATATGGGCAAACTACTCCGCAGCCCATAGTAATTAAATAATCCACCTCTTCAGGTATATCAGTTAATAGT
This genomic window contains:
- a CDS encoding histidine phosphatase family protein, with the protein product MATNIYLVRHAEVKYIPDDLIRPLSEKGRKDVEKVTSFFKDKLITKIVSSPYLRAIDTIIGVALDKNIEIEKIHDCRERKVANEFIEDFESFINQQWEDFDFHLEGGESLNQVQKRGINVIFDLLERYEGENIVLGTHGTWLSVILNYFDKSYDFSFWKTLKMPDIVLLVFNEKELRKIKRFEI
- a CDS encoding arsenate reductase ArsC; translation: MKKKVAFICVHNSCRSQMAEAWAKHLGSDVLEVYSAGTEEYPEVKPKAVQVMEEVGIDMSGHYPKLLTDIPEEVDYLITMGCGVVCPYIPCEHQEDWGLEDPSGGPIEGFRKTRDIIKEKVVELIEKAKKEME